In the genome of Rubrivirga marina, the window CCGACTGCGACTGCGAGGAGGACGCCGTCCAGCCCCGCACGCGCCGCGCGATCCTGGGCGTGGGCGCGCTCGCGGCCGTCTTGCTCCTCGCCTCCCCGTGGCTCGTCCGCGCCGCCAGCGGGCCGCCGGACTCGGCCGTGCTCCCCACAGGTGCCCCGCTCGCGACGGCCCAGGTGGCGCTCACCGTCGAGGGCATGACGTGCGCCTCGTGCGACGCGACCGTCCGCCGCGCGCTCCTGAACGTCGACGGCGTGAACGCGGCCGACGTCTCGTTTGCGCCGCCCCGCGCCGTCGTCTCCTTCGACCCCACGCGGGCGACGGTCGCCGACCTGATGGCCGCGACCGCTGCCGCCGGCTACCCCACGACGCCCGCCACCGACGCTTGACATGTCCGAGACCCTGACCCTCACCGTCGGCGGGATGACGTGCTCGGGCTGCGCCCGTCACGTCACCAAGGCGCTCGAGGCGCTCCCCGGCGTGGCCTCGGCCGACGTCCCCGGCTGGGAGTCCGGCCGGGCCGACGTCACGCTCGACGACGACGCGCCCACGAGCCCGGCCGACCTAGTGGGCGCCGTCGAGGCCGCGGGCTACCGCGCCGCTCTCGAAGGCGCCGCCCTCGAAGGCGCCGCACCGAGCGAGGCGCCCGCCGCCCCCGCCTCCGGTCCCGCGGCCGGCTACGGCGCCCCCACCGAGCCCCCGGCCGTCCCCTCAGGCGACGGCGCGGCCTCGGCCGTCCAGCCCGAGGCGCTCGAGTCCCTCCCCGAGGGCACCTACGACCTCGTCGTGATCGGTGGGGGCTCGGCCGCCTTCGCCGCCGCGCTCAAAACGTCGGAGCTCGGCGGGCGCACGGCCATCGTCAACGACGGGCTCCCCATCGGCGGGACGTGCGTGAACGTAGGCTGCGTGCCCTCGAAGGCGACCATCCGCGCGGCCGAGGCCGTCCACCGCGCCCAGCGGACGGCGTTCGACGGCGTCGAGACGACGGGCCGCGTGGCCGATTTCGGCGCCGTGCTCGCCCAGGTCCGCGCCCTCGTCGCCGACCTCCGCCAGGCCAAGTACGTCGACGTGGTCTCGGGCGACGACGCCATCGACCTCGTCGCCGGCCGCGCCCGGCTGGCGGGCCGTGACGGCGGCCCTCTCGCGGGGGGCGGGCTCCACACGGTCGAGGTGGCCGGCGGCCCGACGCTCCGCGCCCGGTCCGTCCTCGTCGCCACCGGCGCCCGGACGTTCGTCCCCGACGTCCCGGGCCTGGCCGACGCGGGCTTCCTGACGAACGACACGCTCTGGGATCTGGGCGCCGCACCGGACCACCTCGTCGTGCTCGGTGGTGGATATGTGGCCGTCGAGGCCGCCCAGGCGTTCGCCCGGCTCGGCGTGCCCGTCACGCTCCTCCAGCGCTCGGCCCGCGTCCTCCCCCGCCAAGACGCCGCGCTCACCGACGCGCTCGAAGGGTTCCTCCGGGCCGACGGCGTCACCGTCCGCACCGGCGTCGCCACGCAGGCCGTCCGCCGCGGGGGCGCCGAGACCGTCGTCGAGATCGAGGTCGACGGCCGCACCGAGACGGTCCGCGGCTCGCACCTCCTGCTCGCGACGGGCCGCCGCGGCAACACCGACAGCCTGGGCCTGGAGGCGCTCGGCATCGACACCGACAAACGGGGCTTCGTGCCCGTCGACGCCACCCTCCGGACATCTGCCGAGGGCGTGTTCGCGGCCGGCGACGTGCTCGGCGACAAGATGTTCGTCTACACGGCGGCGTACGAGGGCGCGCTCGCCGCGCGAAACGCACAGCAGAGCCTCTACGCCGGGGCCGACTACACGGCGCTCCCCTGGGTCGTCTTCACCGACCCCCAGCTCGCCGGCGTCGGCCTCGACCTCGCCCAGGCCCAGGCCACGGGCTTCGACGCCGAGGCCTCGACGCTCGCGATGGAGCACGTCCCCCGCGCCCTGGCTGCGCGCGACACGCGGGGCTCGGTCACGCTCGTCCGCGACCGCGAGACCGACGCCGTCCTCGGCGCCCGGGTCCTGGCGCCCGAGGGCTCGGAGCTCCTGATGGAGGTGGCCCTCGCCGTCCGCCACGGGATCACGACCCGGCAGCTCGCCGACGCCTTCCACCCGTACCTCACCCTCTCCGAGGCCGTCAAGCTCGCCGCCATCACGTTCCGGAAGGACGTCGGCCAGCTGAGCTGCTGCGCCGCCTGAGCCCATGCCCGACCCCTACGACCTCGTCGTCCTCGGCACCGGCTCCGGCGCCTCGACGGCCGCCCACAAGTGCGCCGCCGCCGGCTGGCGCGTGGCCGTCGTCGACTCGCGCCCCTACGGCGGGACGTGCGCCCTCCGTGGGTGCGACCCGAAGAAGGTGCTCGTCGGCGCCGAGCACCTCGTCGACTGGGGCCGTCGGATGGCCGGCCACGGCGTCGACGCGCCCCCCTCGATCGACTGGGCCGACCTGATGGCCTTCAAGCGGACGTTCACCGAGCCCGTCCCCGACAAGCGCGAGGCCGCCTTCAAGAAGAAGGGGATCGACACGCTTCATGGCCGCGCCCGCCTGGTCGCCCCCGACGCGCTCGTGGTCGACGGCGAGGACGGCGAGCGTCGCCTGACGTTCGAGCACCTCCTCGTCGCGACGGGCGCCGAGCCGGCCCCGCTCCCGTTCGACGGCGCCGAGCACGTCGCCACGAGCACCGACTTCCTCGACCTGGACGCGCTCCCCGAGCACGTCGTGTTCGTGGGCGGCGGCTACGTCTCGATGGAATTCGCCCACGTCGTCGCCCGGACGGCCGCCCGCGCGACGGTCGTCCACCGCGGCGAGCGGCCGCTCGAGGCCTTCGACCCCGACCTCGTCGACCGCCTCGCGGCCCACACCTGTGAGATCGGCGTCGACCTCCGCCTGGGCACGTCCGTCGTCGGCGTCGAGCGCCACGGCGACGGGTTCCGGGTGACGACCGAGACCACGGGCGGCGAGCGCTGGACGGTCGACGCCGACCTCGTCGTCCACGGGGCCGGCCGGGTCCCCGCCCTCGCCGACCTCGACCTGGAGGCCGCGGGCGTCGAGTCTTCGAAGCGCGGGGTGACGGTCGACGACCACCTCCGGAGCGTCTCGAACCCGCGCGTCTGGGCCGCCGGCGACGCGGCCGACTCGGGCGGCCCGCCGCTCACGCCCGTCGCCGCCCACGAGTCCCACGTCGTGGCGTCGAACCTCCTCAAGGGCCCGCACCGGACGCCGAACCACGACGGCGTCCCCTCGGTCGCCTTCACCGGCCCGCCCCTCGCCCGCGTAGGGCTGACCGAGGCCGAGGCCGACGCGCGGGGCCTCGACATCGAGGTACACACGGGCGACACGACCGACTGGTACACCTACCGCCGGGTCCGGGCCGAGGTCGCGTGCTACAAGGTGCTCACGGCCGGCGACCGCGTCGTGGGCGCGCACCTGCTGGGGCCGGGCGCGGGCGAGCTCGTCAACGTGTTCGCGCTCGCGATCCGCCACGGGGTCTCGGCGCGCGCGCTCCGCGAGACGATCTGGGCCTACCCCACGCACGCCTCCGACGTGCCCTACATGGTGTGAGGGCGGTTATCACACCTTCGCGGCAGGTCGAGCTGTCCTTTGGGGTTTGCTACTGGGGTTCGGGGGGCCAGTAGATGACCTGGTCCGAGCGCGTGGTCCAAACGCTTGGTCTTCGTAGTACGCGATCCGGCGGGCCAGCACCGGGTCCTCCCCGCGCACGAGGAGGACTTGGTCGTCGCGCCCCAGCCGTCGGAGCTCGTCCGGCGTCACGAGCGGCCGGCCCGTCTCCGTCGCCCCGGCCGACGACGACCGCGACGAGTGCTTCCCCCGACTCCGCCCCGACGACTGCGACTGGTGGAAGACCGTCGCCGTCCCGGCCATCTTCGAGAGGTACTCGGCCGTGAACTGGTCCGTCGTCCCGAACGCCTGGACCACGTCGGCGTTGGCGACGAACGACTCCCAGTCGCGGGGGTAGAGCCGCCGGAGCTGGCCGAGGTCCTGCAAAAAGGGCCAGACCTGGACGCCGTACCCGGCCATGAGCGAGACGGCCCGGCGGACGGGCGGCATCGGCCCGAGCTGGGCGAACTCGTCGAGGAGGAACAGCGCGCGCCGCTCCGGCGACGGCGCCCCGCCCGGAAGCGGCCCGAGCCGCGCGAGGGCCGAGATCGTCGTCGCGACCGAGAGCCGGAGCCACCGCGAGAAGGCGTCGAGCCGGTCGGGCGGGAGGAGGAGGTAGACCGAGAGTGGACCCGGGTGGGGGAGCCGCCCCGCCCCGCCCTCGGGGTCCGGCAGCGCGTGGTCGCCGACGCCCCACACGTGCCCGGCGCGGCGGGGGCGTCCGGGTCGGAGGTCGGCCGGGTCGAACGTGCTCCGGCCGAGGACGGCCTCCATCCGGGGCGAGTCGAGGAAGTGCGTGTGGCTCTGGGCGGTCGAGACGACGGCCGAGAGCTCGCGCTCGTGCTTCCGGTCCATCCGGTTCCCCGTCCGCCGCACGACCGGGTCGTCGTGCCCCATCATCGTGCCGAGGAGGGCCTTGAACGTCCGCGCGTCGCCGGTCAGGAGCTCGCGGACCGTGAGGAGCGACCGGCCCGGCCCGTCGTAGTCGAGGGCGACGTAGAGGGCGAGCCCGGCGAGGAGCGCCTTGGCCTCGTCCGACCAGAACCGGCTCTCGCCCGCGCCCCCGTCCTCGACGACCAACATCTCGGCGAGGAGCGCGGCGTCGTCCGCGGCGTCGGCGGATCCGAGGCCGACGAGGTCGAGCGGGTTGAGCCGCCCGCGCTCGATCCGACCCCGCCCGACGTCGCCGAACAGGTCCCGGGGCGCGAGCCCGAACGGGTCGAGCGCGACGACCCGGTGGCCGAGGACGCCCGCCCGATAGCGCGCCGTGAGCGCGAGGTTCTCCCCCTTCGGGTCGGTCACGACGACCGGCCCGGGGTGGTCGAGGAGGTTCGGGACGACGGCCCCGACGCCCTTCCCCGCCCGGGTCGGCGCGACGGTGAGGACGTGGCCCGGCCCGTCGTAGCGGAGGAGCGGGCCGGTAGACCGGCCCCCGGGCTTACGGCCGCCGAGCGGCCGGCGGCCTCTCCCCTCCCCTGCTGCCCGCGACCGTTCGACGGCGTGCCCCGCCTCGGGAGGCCGCCCGTTCGACCGCCCGAGGACGAGACCGGCCGGGGCGTCGAGGAGGGTCCGGCCCTCGCCCCACGCGGCCGTCCCGTGGGCGGACGACGGCCGCGTGGGACGGGGCGCCGTGAGCGCGGCGAGGAGCGTGAGCGCGAGGAGCCCGCCGACCGCACCCGCCTTCACGGCCAGCCCGACCTCGGCGGAGTCGGCCCCGAGCGTCCGTGCTGCTTGGGACGTCCAGAGCGCCCCGTCAGAGGGGGCGTAGACCGGCCCGGCCCACGCGGGCGCACACACGACGACGGCCAGGAGGACTGCGAGCGCCGGACGCCAGCGGCCGTATACGGCGAGCCCCAGTCCGGCGCCCGCGCCGAGGACGAGGGCGCACCGGACGACGACCAGGCCGCTTCCCACGAGGCGGACGGCGGGGGGGCCGAGGTGGGCGCCGTACCCGGCGGCGTTGGCGAGCGCGGCGGCGGCGTATAGCGCGCCGACAACGACGGAGCCCAAGAGGACGGCCACGAGCGTGACCGACGACCGGGAGCCGGGCGGTGTCGGCGCGGGCACGGGCTACGGGGCCTCGGCAGCGGCCGGGCGGCGGGGCGGGGCGCTCACCGGCCGCCTGACGGGCGGCGTCTCGGTCTCCCGCTGGGCCGGGCGCTCCTCCACCTCGGTGTCGGAGTCGGAGGGCGCGGCGTCGCCTGCCGTCGGGGCGAGCGGGCTCCACGAGAGGTCGGTCACGAAGACCCCGAGCGGGTTCCGCTCGACGGCCTCCGTCGTCGTCGGTGGCGCGACTGTGACCGAGAGGTACCCCTCCCACGCCCGCTCCCGCACGCCCTCGCGCGGGGACTCCTCGCGCTCGTTCCACTGGACCCGGTACGTCGCCGGCCCGCCCTCGGCGGCGCCGGGGACCGGGAGCACGTTCGTGACCTCGACGGCCCGGCGGTACCCCCTCCCCTGCTGGCGAGGGTCGTTGGCGGGGTCGGAGAAGTACCCCTCGAGGTAGCCCCGGGCGTCGCCGGCGACGTGGGCGTAGGCCCGATAGACGGCGTCGCGCTGGGCGACCGGGTCCGGGTACGCCGTCCGGATGTCGGCGACGAACCGGGCGACGGCCGACGTCACGACGCGGTCCTCGGCGGCGGGGACGGCGTCGGCCGGAGCGACGGCCTCCGCGCGGCCGAGCCGGTCCACCTCGACGACGTAGGGGACGACGCGGCTCTGGAGCGAGAGCGTGACCAGGCCGACGACCGAGAGGGCGAGGAGCGCGAGCGACCCGAACGCGACGAGCTGCCAGTTCCGCTTCCCCTTCGCGAGGTCGGAGAACTGGCGGGTGAACTCGTACCGGCCCCGCAGCACCTCCGGCGGCGCCTTCTCGTCCCGCGCCCACCCTTTGGGCGGGGCCTCAGCGGCGAGAGCGGGGGGCAGGCTCCCCGCATGGCCGTCGCCCGAGGGGGCGGCAGAGCGGGGACGGCGGGTGAGGCGGTCGAGGATCGACATGGCTTGTGCGCCGCAGACGGCGCAGCTAGACGGAGCTCAGCGCCCGCTCGAACCCGACCGTGAGGTCGCGCGTGAGGAGCGTCGAGACCTTGTAGGGGATGACGACGACGAGGAGCGTGAACGTGAGCGAGCCCCCGAGGACGGTGAGCGCGGCCGTCACGTCGCTCGACCCGCCCGAAACGAGCGGGAGCCACGTCTGGGCCACGTTGTACCCGACGCCGACGAGGAGGAACAGCGAGAACAGCCGGATGCCCAGGTTGAACACGTAGGCCACGAACCGGTCGGCGAGGTTGGCCGTCCCGCGGAAGGCGGCGAACCCGAGGACGAGCGCGCCCGCCGCGAGCGCGATGAACGACTCGACGATGACGACGACGAGAGCTGCCGCGATGACCGCGTACATGAGCTCGACGAAGAAGGCCGCCAGCGCGACGAGGATGGCCGTCGCCATGAGCGAGAACGAGAGGTCGATCAAGCT includes:
- a CDS encoding mercuric transporter MerT family protein, producing the protein MTTPPPDPPADRGARWGVAAAIGAAVAASACCTVPLLLVSLGVGGAWVGSLTAFEPYRPFFIVLAVGALGFVAWREWRAARLAASGSDAADCDCEEDAVQPRTRRAILGVGALAAVLLLASPWLVRAASGPPDSAVLPTGAPLATAQVALTVEGMTCASCDATVRRALLNVDGVNAADVSFAPPRAVVSFDPTRATVADLMAATAAAGYPTTPATDA
- the merA gene encoding mercury(II) reductase encodes the protein MSETLTLTVGGMTCSGCARHVTKALEALPGVASADVPGWESGRADVTLDDDAPTSPADLVGAVEAAGYRAALEGAALEGAAPSEAPAAPASGPAAGYGAPTEPPAVPSGDGAASAVQPEALESLPEGTYDLVVIGGGSAAFAAALKTSELGGRTAIVNDGLPIGGTCVNVGCVPSKATIRAAEAVHRAQRTAFDGVETTGRVADFGAVLAQVRALVADLRQAKYVDVVSGDDAIDLVAGRARLAGRDGGPLAGGGLHTVEVAGGPTLRARSVLVATGARTFVPDVPGLADAGFLTNDTLWDLGAAPDHLVVLGGGYVAVEAAQAFARLGVPVTLLQRSARVLPRQDAALTDALEGFLRADGVTVRTGVATQAVRRGGAETVVEIEVDGRTETVRGSHLLLATGRRGNTDSLGLEALGIDTDKRGFVPVDATLRTSAEGVFAAGDVLGDKMFVYTAAYEGALAARNAQQSLYAGADYTALPWVVFTDPQLAGVGLDLAQAQATGFDAEASTLAMEHVPRALAARDTRGSVTLVRDRETDAVLGARVLAPEGSELLMEVALAVRHGITTRQLADAFHPYLTLSEAVKLAAITFRKDVGQLSCCAA
- a CDS encoding dihydrolipoyl dehydrogenase family protein; amino-acid sequence: MPDPYDLVVLGTGSGASTAAHKCAAAGWRVAVVDSRPYGGTCALRGCDPKKVLVGAEHLVDWGRRMAGHGVDAPPSIDWADLMAFKRTFTEPVPDKREAAFKKKGIDTLHGRARLVAPDALVVDGEDGERRLTFEHLLVATGAEPAPLPFDGAEHVATSTDFLDLDALPEHVVFVGGGYVSMEFAHVVARTAARATVVHRGERPLEAFDPDLVDRLAAHTCEIGVDLRLGTSVVGVERHGDGFRVTTETTGGERWTVDADLVVHGAGRVPALADLDLEAAGVESSKRGVTVDDHLRSVSNPRVWAAGDAADSGGPPLTPVAAHESHVVASNLLKGPHRTPNHDGVPSVAFTGPPLARVGLTEAEADARGLDIEVHTGDTTDWYTYRRVRAEVACYKVLTAGDRVVGAHLLGPGAGELVNVFALAIRHGVSARALRETIWAYPTHASDVPYMV
- a CDS encoding type IV secretory system conjugative DNA transfer family protein, which produces MPAPTPPGSRSSVTLVAVLLGSVVVGALYAAAALANAAGYGAHLGPPAVRLVGSGLVVVRCALVLGAGAGLGLAVYGRWRPALAVLLAVVVCAPAWAGPVYAPSDGALWTSQAARTLGADSAEVGLAVKAGAVGGLLALTLLAALTAPRPTRPSSAHGTAAWGEGRTLLDAPAGLVLGRSNGRPPEAGHAVERSRAAGEGRGRRPLGGRKPGGRSTGPLLRYDGPGHVLTVAPTRAGKGVGAVVPNLLDHPGPVVVTDPKGENLALTARYRAGVLGHRVVALDPFGLAPRDLFGDVGRGRIERGRLNPLDLVGLGSADAADDAALLAEMLVVEDGGAGESRFWSDEAKALLAGLALYVALDYDGPGRSLLTVRELLTGDARTFKALLGTMMGHDDPVVRRTGNRMDRKHERELSAVVSTAQSHTHFLDSPRMEAVLGRSTFDPADLRPGRPRRAGHVWGVGDHALPDPEGGAGRLPHPGPLSVYLLLPPDRLDAFSRWLRLSVATTISALARLGPLPGGAPSPERRALFLLDEFAQLGPMPPVRRAVSLMAGYGVQVWPFLQDLGQLRRLYPRDWESFVANADVVQAFGTTDQFTAEYLSKMAGTATVFHQSQSSGRSRGKHSSRSSSAGATETGRPLVTPDELRRLGRDDQVLLVRGEDPVLARRIAYYEDQAFGPRARTRSSTGPPNPSSKPQRTARPAAKV
- a CDS encoding VirB8/TrbF family protein, with the protein product MSILDRLTRRPRSAAPSGDGHAGSLPPALAAEAPPKGWARDEKAPPEVLRGRYEFTRQFSDLAKGKRNWQLVAFGSLALLALSVVGLVTLSLQSRVVPYVVEVDRLGRAEAVAPADAVPAAEDRVVTSAVARFVADIRTAYPDPVAQRDAVYRAYAHVAGDARGYLEGYFSDPANDPRQQGRGYRRAVEVTNVLPVPGAAEGGPATYRVQWNEREESPREGVRERAWEGYLSVTVAPPTTTEAVERNPLGVFVTDLSWSPLAPTAGDAAPSDSDTEVEERPAQRETETPPVRRPVSAPPRRPAAAEAP